The following DNA comes from Hordeum vulgare subsp. vulgare chromosome 3H, MorexV3_pseudomolecules_assembly, whole genome shotgun sequence.
TGTGTTGCATTATCGAAGGAATTGATTTATTGAATCTAAATGGTTCTTCGTGTTCTAACTCTGTGCTTTCTCTTTTGGCACAGTCCGCAAAAGGAGCAAAAATATATAGTGCAGCAGCAGCTGCTGCAGGTGATGGTCAACCCACGAAGGAGGGTGAAGAGAAAGTAAAGCTGCACACACATTCTTACTGTTGCTTGGACTATGCACAGGTTGGTTACCCTAAACTCGTGGTTGTTTGATATTCTTGTGTCTTTAAATGATAGACTGCCTTGTGTTCCATAAAAAAACTTCTATATTGGCTTTCTTTTCATTTAGAAAGTATAATTTTGATATCATCTGTTATTGCACCACTTCAATGAATGTTTTGTGTAGATTGTTGAACAAAAAAAAGTGACAGTTTATATTTGTGTGTCTTCTTCAAATGACAATTATGATTCCTTCGACTTGCAAAGAAGGGGGATTCTAGTATTTTTTTTCCAGATTCAAAATGTCCGGCCTAATTGTATACTTGGGGCAGACACCATTAGCCGATGTTCAGGTGGGCATTCCATCCAGTGTGTGTGGAACCAGGAGTTGGTAAACTTTCCAATTTGAGATGAGTTTAATCGAGACGAATATGCACCAGGCACCAGCGAGTTAGATGGGCCATTGGCATATTTGATTTGTGAGGTTCATTTATGTTTAGTGTTTTGTTACTCAAGCCGAAGTCAGGGTTTATGTTTAGTGTTCAGTTACTCAGCCAAGACAGGGTTCAGTCAGTGCACTTTGGGTGttactttatttttatttccCTTAGCTGACTCCGGCTGAGAACTACAGTAACAAATACATTTTCCTCCCATTTATGTTTTTGTTCTACTATCTTATGTAAACTATGGCTGACAAGATGCATCTTCTCAAACACAGATCTGTGATGTTGTACGGTACCGGATACACCGGATGAAGAAAACTTTGAAGGATGAATTGGACAGCAGGAATACAGTTCAACACTATATATGTCCTAACTGTAAAAAGAGGTACTATTAGCTTGACTTTCAATTTATTTTGTTTTAGACATATTATTGGAGTGTTCATGCTCAACTGTCTTTTCAGGTACTCAGCCTTCGATGCATTGCAACTTATAAGCTACACGGACGAGTACTTCCATTGTGAAAATTGCAATGGCGAACTACTTGCAGAGAGTGACAAGCTTTCTTCTGAGGAAATGGGAGATGGTGATGATAACGCACGGAAGCGTCGACGTGAGAAACTGAATGATATGCAGCAAAGAATTGATGTGAGCACAAACCTCTTATAATTTTGGTCTCCTAAAATTAAATTTAGGCACCACAGGTTCATAAACGTACCAGGTGGATGCACATAGGTTCATGAAATAGTAAACTGGGCATGTACTTTCCTGAACTTACACAAACTGTGGAACAGAGATCCAAAGGTAGTCTAGTGGCATCCTAGCCAGACCTGCTCTGTCCCCTATATGTAGGTTATACACTGGTTGGGTCAGTTATAACCCAAACCCGCGCAGAGGGCTTTAGTTTGGGGACCCAATGAACCTATTGTATCCGTTCCTCAACTTGAAAAACAAGAACTCATACCCCTCCTGAAATCCTCAAATCAGGATCTCAATTTTTTTCACCATAGCGACGGTCCTCACCGTTGGCAGCCCAATCCACCTATGTGGGTAATGCTGGCAAGCATGAAGACGATGAACATACTGCACGACAGTCAGTATAGAGCAAGATCTCAGCCACAATGAGAGGGCAATATCGTTACCATGGCAGTCGATGAATGCTTGAATGGAAACAGCTTTTGTGCTCCCTTGCTTTGATTCTCATGTCCGATTTATGTGTTTCATGGGTTCTGTGTCCTTGGAATCCATCAAGGGGTGCGTTGGTGCTGCAATTTTTCCTCCTCCTTTGTTCATGATGGTTTTGTTTAATTTGTAGTAGTACTAGTTTCAGTTAATCGTTGAAGACAATGATTGTTGAACATAGATTTgtgaaaagaaaagaaacaaaatcTTCTGTGCAATTTGGACCAAGTAACTACCAAAACTACCTTTGGACTGGGATGTGAGTGGATTTACAATCCCACCACCTGGGATCAAGATCTCGTGGATGTAAGTTGGGttgttttccttttaaaaaaagcACACTCTGGACTCTGTTGCATGGTTTGCGCAAGTTTGTGGATTCTCAGATGTCCAGTTTACTAGTTCATGGCCCTATATTTACCCACCTGGCAAGTTTGTAGATCTCTGATACCATTTACTCTGTTTTTAAATGTCACATAATGAGAACGGCAGTAATAGTAGGTATTTGAAATTTTGTGTATGCAAGGCAAGTGGTGATGCGAGAACTTCTGTTTTATCGCAACAAGAAATCAAACAAGTTTTCTGTTGGTTTCTTTTGTTAATGCTGTTTGAAATCATTCTTTCTTTAACCCCTACTGTTTTTTTGCTTCCCAGAAAATTGCTTCCACAGTTCTGCCTCCAATGTTAATTTCATTGTTGTGAATGCTGTATTGGCTTTTGGACCAACCACACCCTTATATCTGCAGAAGACTTATGGCTTGAATTTGATGTGCATGTCTAACTTAGTGTTCCTCCTGCTTGGTTTCTTATGGTCTGGTGACCGACCATAAGTCCTCTCCAGATACAAGTGTGTGGTTGGTCCAAATCCCATAACAGAATGTCACCTAGTTTGACAGTTTTTTAGTTTCAGCATTAACAGCGCATCTAACATATACCGAAGCTGTATCTATGCACTGTTGCTTTGTTAGTTTTTGGTATGACTTGTTAAATGATTATGTTAAGACTGTCTGATTAGAGTTCAATGTAAATTTCATCCATCTCTTGAAGTTGCAGTTTACTGAAGAAATACTAACTACATGGATGAAAAAGATTTAATCTCATTCTATAAGTGACCTTTTGGAAGTACACACTCTACATGCTTATTCTAGACTAATGCGTAAATAATTCTCCTCTCTTCTCATTTGCAAATTTATTTGTCTTAGAATCTTGATGATTTGATGGAGACTGATTTTATATATCACTTTCCTCATTTATATTTGTACCAATACAGGAGCAATTGAAGCCCTTGCAAGCACAACTTAAAAGGGTGAAGGATCTGCCTGCTCCTGAGTTCGGGAGTCTACAATCATGGGAAAGACTAAATCTCGGTGCTTTCGCGCATGGTGATTCTGCTGCAGCTGAGGCCGCTAGGAATGCACAAGGGCAGTATAATGGTACACCGATGCCTTATCTTGGAGATACAAAGGTAAGAGTGTCATATTGATTTGAGTAGTAGGATTTTGTAGTCAAGTAATATGCATATGTATGCTCATAATGATATAATATTTTAAATCTTTTGCATGGCCATTCAGACTCTTGAAACATAAATGTTTATCTCAAGGAAAAAAACGATAGGCGTTAGTTGTGCATTAGTCCTAGGCACATTTGAGCACACATCTAGAATGATTTTGTGCTAGGTGTTCTGTTGTCGCCAAGCATGACTAGGCGCACGTTTTTTTTTGCACTGGTTTATCCTCCTCATGTACATGAAAGTCTACACTTCGCTTTTATACAGTATCATTAACTGTATTTTGTTCAATCATTTTATGACGAGTCTGAGACATCCTTGTTGCATATCTATGTTTAATATGCTGTCACATTGACCCCCTAGTTCGTGTAACTGATAGCTTGTCCTACTTTCTTTCTACCATATTTTACGTGATCATTCGTGTTATTTGGATTTTAAGGTTGATGTTGAGCTGGCTGGTTCTGGTGTAAAAGAAGAAGGTGCTGAATCTGGCAGAGATGGTACAGTATTGAAAGTCTTACCTCCATGGATGGTCAGAGAAGGGATGAATCTTACAAAAGAACAAAGAGGAGAGTCCAGTAACACATCAAAAGGAGAtgaaaaatcagatgtgaaagatGAAAAGAAACAAGACTCAAAAGAAGATGAGAAGAGTATACAGGTCAGATTAGAATTGAACATAGCATAGAATGCATTTACTATAAAAGTGGT
Coding sequences within:
- the LOC123445630 gene encoding general transcription factor IIE subunit 1; the protein is MGSLEPFNRLVRLTARAFYDDISIKGDTQAKTSRGDNRGMAVVVLDGLTRRQWVREEDLAKSLKLHSKQLRRVLRFFEEEKLVTRDHRKESAKGAKIYSAAAAAAGDGQPTKEGEEKVKLHTHSYCCLDYAQICDVVRYRIHRMKKTLKDELDSRNTVQHYICPNCKKRYSAFDALQLISYTDEYFHCENCNGELLAESDKLSSEEMGDGDDNARKRRREKLNDMQQRIDEQLKPLQAQLKRVKDLPAPEFGSLQSWERLNLGAFAHGDSAAAEAARNAQGQYNGTPMPYLGDTKVDVELAGSGVKEEGAESGRDGTVLKVLPPWMVREGMNLTKEQRGESSNTSKGDEKSDVKDEKKQDSKEDEKSIQDEYLKAYYEAFKKKQEEEDAKRMQQEGQAFSSEIHSERQLGMKAKREDENVEDDGVEWEEEQPAGNASEEPYKFVDLNAEAPESGDEEDEIDWEEG